From the Tribolium castaneum strain GA2 chromosome 2, icTriCast1.1, whole genome shotgun sequence genome, one window contains:
- the LOC135265430 gene encoding uncharacterized protein LOC135265430 produces the protein MDRTKFLISLAAQNETAHVTDVGEVTHLPKRQRSTYSRPPSSESRSSTSSFQDFASSGSEYVPPDKHPTTNFNWSDSDSAQPSPDIPYLKQITTSQDQIKIDPTSLPGCSKDTCSPLEQNPCNETEPHALNDSLTRIQKPNQDYIKKQSARERPTICPICFNDVSTHFTRHLLRHHKKSKEVQLLESLKPRSKERLALIESLRKQGYFHLKNEKGILNPVRTSKNPDVEYFVCTYCLGYFSKKLLYKHVKGCKKRPPDEATPGKNCLARSQTFASLLVVKNDEFLKKSRLKKEVFGIMRPDEISAVAKNDSIICLYGETLLNKHKRQQIATVVSNKIREMARLLIALKLMDRTICTLFDALKPENFRHLVSAAKEISGYNAETKMFKAPSLALHMGTNLKILCDVALKVVIEKRHLPNLRWEDDREKKTEIKELKKLISGHWCNELSSLALKNLKEKHWEKPTELPLTSDILTLQTFISEQADKAYNNLINEGKTNMRQNYKTLAQCVLALTIMFNRKRVGDVQYLKLATYISADKNSVIEGEQAFMRSLTSVEQILSKRFKRVVTGGKGSKPVPILFSIKLQKFIDCLIKIRTETSIVPTSNPFLFANPGSQDRWMNGSNVMRKLASSCGAKNPNLLTSTRFRKHIATTLQLMSMEDNEMEQVATFMGHTKKTHAEFYRLPQDIYQTAKVAKILLLLEKGKGEQFKGKSLNEIELERDIYYSSESESETDEAIPLAEKVLRKAANAPLQNKEEKKNENAENNTNTVTKQLNLEEEVCSSNMEQEADAEVEDVNGNSKKTENTNKSIGKKKEKENNSEMEVDTNNNRKNAGGKNKPLGKKSESSNSVRHRWSEKEKRIVLHHFRGHILKKVAPKKHECEELISQHNDILGCVNWVLVKTLVYNTYRNQ, from the exons ATGGACAGAACTAAATTTCTCATAAGTTTAGCTGCTCAAAATGAAACAG CACATGTGACAGACGTGGGTGAAGTTACTCATTTACCTAAACGTCAAAGGTCTACATACTCCAGACCACCTTCTTCAGAATCAAGaagt agcaCAAGcagttttcaagattttgCGAGCTCTGGTAGTGAATATGTACCTCCTGATAAACATCCAACTACTAATTTTAATTGGTCAGATTCAGATTCTGCCCAGCCTTCTCCTGATATTCCATATCTAAAGcag ATTACCACATCTCAAgatcaaattaaaatagatCCTACTTCGTTACCTGGT TGTTCAAAAGATACGTGCAGTCCACTTGAACAAAATCCTTGTAACGAAACCGAGCCACATGCTCTTAATGATTCTCTTACCCGTATTCAAAAGCCAAACCAAGATTATATTAAGAAGCAATCTGCTAGGGAAAGGCCAACAATATGTcctatttgttttaatgatGTTAGCACCCATTTTACACGCCATCTACTTCGACACCACAAAAAGAGTAAAGAAGTGCAGCTCCTTGAAAGTCTTAAACCTCGGAGCAAAGAACGTTTAGCTCTAATTGAGTCATTAAGAAAGCAAGGATACTTTCATCTAAAGAATGAAAAAGGGATTTTGAATCCTGTCAGAACCTCAAAAAACCCAGATGTTGAGTATTTTGTTTGCACATATTGCTTAGGTTACTTTAGTAAGAAACTTTTGTATAAGCATGTCAAAGGTTGTAAAAAACGCCCTCCAGACGAAGCGACGCCTGGAAAAAATTGTCTAGCCAGATCTCAAACTTTTGCATCATTACTTGTCGTAAAAAAtgatgaatttttgaaaaaatctcgTCTGAAAAAGGAAGTTTTTGGAATAATGCGTCCAGACGAGATTAGTGCAGTAGCGAAAAATGATTCAATAATTTGTTTGTATGGAGAAACGCtattaaataaacacaaaagaCAACAAATTGCTACCGTTGTTTCAAATAAGATAAGAGAAATGGCCAGATTATtgattgctttaaaattaatggaCAGAACAATTTGTACTCTTTTTGACGCTTTAAAGCCTGAAAATTTTAGGCATTTGGTATCGGCAGCTAAAGAAATAAGTGGCTACAATGCCGAAACAAAAATGTTCAAGGCACCCTCGCTTGCGTTGCATATGGGCactaatttgaaaatcttatGTGACGTAGCCTTAAAAGTTGTCATTGAGAAGAGACATTTGCCGAACTTAAGATGGGAAGATGATAGAGAAAAGAAAACAGAAATCAAGGAActgaaaaaactaataagtGGTCATTGGTGTAATGAGCTTTCAAGTTTGgctttgaaaaacttaaaagaaaaacattggGAAAAACCAACAGAACTACCTCTAACAAGCGACATTTTAACGTTACAAACGTTTATTAGTGAACAGGCGGACAAAGCATATAATAACTTGATAAATGAGGGAAAAACAAATATGcgacaaaattataaaactttagCACAATGTGTTTTGGCTTTAACAATAATGTTCAATCGAAAACGTGTTGGCGATGTTCAGTATTTAAAATTGGCAACATACATTTCGGCTGACAAGAACTCGGTTATTGAAGGTGAACAAGCATTTATGCGTTCTCTCACATCGGTggaacaaattttaagtaaacgATTTAAAAGAGTGGTCACTGGTGGCAAAGGCTCTAAACCAGttccaattttattttccataaaactacaaaaatttatagattgtctaattaaaatcaGAACCGAAACATCTATTGTGCCAACATCAAATCCTTTCCTATTTGCAAATCCTGGATCTCAAGACAGATGGATGAATGGAAGCAACGTAATGAGAAAACTTGCTTCTAGTTGTGGAGCAAAAAATCCTAATCTTTTAACATCTACCAGATTTAGAAAACATATTGCTACGACTTTACAACTAATGAGTATGGAAGACAATGAAATGGAACAGGTTGCTACATTTATGGGTCATACTAAAAAAACACATGCAGAATTCTATcg ATTACCGCAAGATATTTACCAGACGGCCAAAGTGGCTAAGATTCTTTTGTtattagaaaaaggaaaaggcGAACAGTTTAAAGGAAAAAGTCTAAATGAGATTGAATTAGAGCGAGATATCTACTACAGTTCGGAATCAGAAAGTGAAACAGATGAAGCAATACCACTTGCAGAAAAAGTTCTTAGAAAAGCGGCAAATGCTCcattacaaaataaagaagaaaagaaaaacgaaaatgcagaaaataatacaaacacagtcacaaaacaattaaatctAGAAGAGGAAGTATGTAGTAGCAACATGGAACAGGAAGCAGATGCAGAAGTAGAAGATGTTAATGGGAATTCaaagaaaacagaaaatacgAATAAAAGTATTGGAAAGAAAAAAG aaaaagaaaataattcagaAATGGAAGTAGACACTAATAACAATAGAAAGAATGCAGGAGGAAAGAATAAGCCTCTTGGAAAGAAAAGTG